In Zingiber officinale cultivar Zhangliang chromosome 1A, Zo_v1.1, whole genome shotgun sequence, the DNA window GCACAATGAGAAGGTTTTCGCTTCATAACCTCAAGattgtgttggtgcagttagcactaacgatttaacccaggttttgatgaatgataaatcaggttaagttaatttgttgttgtctaacactttgatcgagtgtgtagaagaagtccagacaggtcgacgggctgaccggatgtctggcacaaagcccagctaggtcaacgggctgagcggatagctggcacgaagtccaagcgggtcgacgggctgaccggacgcttaggcacgaagtccagctaggtcgacgggctgaccggatagctggcacgaagtccaaacgggtcgacgggctgactgaacgtctggcaagtaagtaaggtaagtcactggaggggagtgactgcgaggacgcgttcccaggaagggaacattaggtgtcgatccggcttagatccatttcggatatctaagtcgagatcgtgactagattccggtcttggaaaggcggaatctaagtcatactctgtttTGCTAAATTCATACTCAATTTGCTTAAAACTGTGATAACAATgtatgttgcagggtatatttgcctcggactaaccttttcttgcaggagaaggactttctggagaagaggggtccgggcgcccggaggggatccgagcgcccagaagggatccgatcgcccggaagggatccgggcgcccggaggcgaattttatccaaatTGAGTCATCGCCACATGAAGTTCACTGATTAGACTTGTcacgtcacaccagggcacccggaagggatccaggcgcccggagcagcatataaaagaagccctaggggtggagcttcaacatcaactcagaactcttagactgctgctctgcgctccaacaacgctaACGAAGCTCCAACAAGCTGCATATTCATTCTTAAGTCGGTATAATTTTACTAGCTTGTAATTGTACTTATTTATTAGTAATATAGCatgttgttactatcttactcatttgtacgcactacttctttccgaggtttttagaaagaagagttttagtggattgctcatcggtgcgatcaaggatccgtggcttggagtaggagtcgacctaggtttcgaaccaagtaactagATTGTGTTTTCTATTTTCCACTGCGTGACTTTAattttaacaagtaaaagaattatcactacaacaaaatcgctcatagacatcggttttccaccggtgtctatttgattttcgaccgatgtctatgaagccgatgttaaaagtctgccattttagacatcgggtaaaaaccggtgtagtatcacttaacgacaccggtcttcgaatcggttattaaccggtgtagtatcacttaacgacaccgtttcatcaacggtgtaaaaccgatgtaatattactttataacaccggttttacatcggtggaaaaccgatgtaatatgtatatattttaacagcacagatttgattttaaaaccgacaataacaaaaaaaatacacaaatattcacaaattgtacaaatattcttcattcaataatatccataaaatacacaaatattcacaaattatataaataatcttcttacaacaatatccataaaatacccaaacattctttttacatcaaaagcgatACATGTGACAACACAAGGGACACCATTGACGCAATACCTGAAGAACAAGTGATACACTGCATGCAAAATAGCCGAATAGCATAAGAGCAGAGCCTTTAAGCCAGGCATCGCCTTTCTCAGGACTTTCGAAATGAAGTTGGATCATAGGTGAAGTAACAAAGGCCCCCAACAAAATGACCTTTCCAAAATGTGAAGATCAGGGAACCAGTGATGCAGAAGATGGCCCCTGCAAGCTTGGCCCTCCCTCTTACAGTCTTCAAGTTGAGCTTTTCCATCCTGAGCAAAAAAAGACCAAATATAGAATGATATTTGAATGAACTAAATTCACTGTAAAATTACTTGGAATTAATATCTGAATCAACCTCAGTACAATTGCCAATAAGAAAGTAAAAGCAGGAATGACATTGCCCAAGGCACTGGCAACAGTTGGAGAAATGAGATGGAGTCCAACGTAGTATACATTTTGCTGAATTGTTATACCCAACATAGCAAGAATGAATATTTTTAGCATGACACCAAATGAGAAGCTGGGTCTTCGATTCCTACAACCATGAGATGAGTTTAAAAACATTCAATTTGTAGTCATATATCTTATTCTCAACAATTCTAATGAGACATGCTCCTTGAACCTTTCGAGCACATAAGCAAGAGGAGCCAAGATGAGCATGGCAATAAGGTGCCTGTACACTACGAAGACAAGTGCACTTAGTCCTTGTCCTAATGCAAGCTTGCCGAGGATGCTGGATCCAGCATACGCGAACTGGGACACAATCATATAGAAGTATGGAGCACATGCTTTCACAGAGGCCATGATCTCCTCACCAAATTGTTTGTGACAATTTTTATTGTCCTTGGTTCTTTATAAAGGAAGAAAATCATATTGATTCTGTCAAACAAACAAGTCTAAGATAGACAAATGCTTTGAAAGCTAGGAATAGAAAAAAGATGAGAGAAAAGCAGGCAAACAAGTGCCAACAAGCTACATCAGACTCCTCTAACTGTTGTATCATTTTCTCCAGCAAACAGACAAATAAATCATCTTGTCGACAAGATGAAGACGACTAGGGAGAAAAGCAGGCAAACAAGTGCACTTTATTCTCGTCGACTAGGGTTTCTGGAattgaacaagaagaagaaaccagGCATACCTTTGCTATCAATCTCGTCGACATGGCTCTCTTGACCTTTGATTTTGATGCTGAACCATTTTTTGATGAAGGCCTTAGACCATGATGAGATTATACTATGTATAGACAGCCGTGGTTATATTTCTTCAAATTTATTAACATATAAAGCAGTGGTATTCAAATTGTTCACACATGATATCTTCTATCCAGCCCTGTTAGACACGCAAgtcatatataaaaattcaaaGAAGATAAAAATTCAATCTAGCTATATCTTCTATCTAGCTTCACTTTTAAGAATTTAGTAGCTGATAGTTTCTCATATAAAAAAATGGAGGATGAGCATATCAGCTCCCACATTCATGAACCTCGTTCAACCATGCAGCAGCATGATGCTTCCTTTTTGAGTCATATCCATGCAGTAAGTATGCATGTCGTTTCTGAAAAAGAGAATTTAACACTTCCTGTAACAAACATAGGGAAGCAATTAGATGCTACGCAAGTATCATCAGTGAACTCTATGAATGCTGGTCACAATTCTGACCTAAATGAAGATGACCACTACTGTCGTGGGGGTTTGGAAGCTAGAAACATTGCTGATGAAGCTGATGCATTTGATGTAGGTTTCAATAATCAACCTTCACATCCTTTCCAAGGTTACCAATCTGCAAGTCATCCCAGGGAGCAGTTAGAGTTCCTGAACTGATTATCTAAATCTGATGATTTCCCCTGGCTCTCAATATTTAATAAATCATGCGTGCTTGCTTGCAGCTCAAGAATCCATTGCTGAAAGAGTTGATAACATGATTGAGGGAGAGATGGTCTCACATTCTGAGAAGTCTTTATTATCTGCAAAACCACCATGCCAAAGTAATGAAACTATCAAAGATGATTTCATGCagtttgaaaaaaataaacaattgGTTAGTACACCTAGTCAAGCTAATAAATTGGAATCTGCCTCCATTCCACATGGATCAGAGACTGTTAAATTTTCTCAGGATATCCATATTTCAACTAATTGGGCTATACTGACCAGCATGAATTTGCCTTCAATCCTGTCCTTCATGTAGGACCTGTTCAACATGATGGTATCGCTGATGAAAAATGCTATAAACAAGGGAGGATGGTTCAGAAGCCTGAGTTTCAAATTGCACCTTCAAAGTCTGTGTCTGATAACCCTGCTATTCTTGAGGAAAGGATCTTACAGGAATCCAATATGAGCAAACACACAGACAAGCCCATAAGTATTGTTGATATAAAAGAGAGTTGTTCATTCCTCTAATTAAATATAATATCTGTTGAAGTATATTATAAATATGTAAAATTCATAAGCAAAACGATAGTTTGATCTCTATCTATAGCACAAGTTAGTGATTGATCCATCTAGAATTAAACAAAACAAGCTACGAAAGTGAATTAGCCTTTCAAAATCTCTCTAACAGCATGACATAGGTCTCTGCAGGTGGTGAACTATCCCAATAATGAAACAATGCAAAAGTGAGCAGCACTAAAAGCTAAGTAAACTCCAGTCAAACTGGTATCTTGCAATCCCAACCGCTTTCAATCTACAAAAATCTATGAACCCTAACTTCTGATAGATCACAGAAGATCCACAATAACTTATGGCGACAAATACCCAATACAAAAGGAAGGAAACGTGCTAGGAGCTAAAAATGACCGGTTTCATTAAAATCACGTCTAAAAATGGAATTTGCAGCCGGATCCTCACAATGCAATTCAACCACGAGAAAAAACCAAGTCATGAAGCAGCTGAAGAATAAAGAAATAAAGTAGTTACTTGATGTAAGCCCGACCATCTCCGATCCGTAGGGGACCAAGGGCGTCGAGGCGGGACGCGACGATGCCCTCGCTGCCGCCGGAGAGGAGGAGCGCGTTCCCTACCTCCCTGAAGGGCTCGAGGTCGTAGGCGTGGATCGAGGCCTCCGTCCCCAAGGTCACCTCCGCGGCGACGAGGAGTACGGCGATTGGGGCCACCAGATCCATTGCTGGAtatcggagaagagaaaggaggctggAGAGATCTCGCCAGGAGAGCGAGCGAGCGAGCGGAAACAGGGAGAGAGATGAGATGCTTCTTCAGAAAGGGACCCACACGAGGAGACCACGGTGTAGTCGCGCGTGAGGCGGTCGAACGACAAGGCGAGCGCGTTGAACTGTGGGGAGGAGCCGCCGGGGACTCGAGGAAGCAACTTCCAGTCTCTCTTGATGGGATTGCCGACCAATAAGCGATCTCCGTCATTGGTGTTCATCAAGCAAACCAGGACACCGGAGGAGGACGTGCGCCAGATGCTCTTTTCTAAGCGGGGGAAGTCGAAGTTATACCACTGGACGAAGCAAGGGTCGTACAGGTGGCCCAAGAAGGCGCAATCGTGAAAGCAGAACCTGAAGAACAAGGGCTTGTGTGGCGCCATCATCGCCCACGACAACAGGGGGCTAGAGTGAACCAcctcgtgtcttgatcctgatcgggagaggatctaggaagggggaagagggagataaggttgagagagatggtcggaggtttaggtttaggctgagagagatggtcggatggttggaggttttaggtttaggtttacgcgagagagatggtcgcgcggaggaaggggcgggataaagatttaggtttggagggaattcacagtgtgcagattttggcttgtggggaaaattaaaatattttatttgggtttattaacatcggattttaaaaaccgatgttaaaatcggtgtctattaacgaaaaaaagggcgctcatagacatcgcctaaaaaaccgatgtctatgagctaaaatttgcgctcatagacaccgatttttagaaaaaccagtataaaatactcaaagacatcggttttagcctaaaaccgttgttgttccactgatgtctatgagggattttgttgtagtgtatttGTAAAAGtacgatattcacctccccccctctaTTGCCTATCgcactctttcgatcctacaactatataataattttttttttttcaaaattatgggCCCCCAATAAAATGGACCTAAGTCAAAAGACTTTTTTCCTCGTAATAGATATGACCGTGCGTATGAATTATGAAACAcctataataaaaatatatatttaaaggaGAGAATATTTGTCATGTATGTATACATATGATTTGTTGGGAACacaatcaaagtctcatattaaaaatacatggaaaaaatcataagtttataagatgaaagatatttccattggtatgAACCTTTTAGGTAGAAcccaaaaataaatccatgaggtCTAAAGTCTAAAGTCTAAAGTCTAAAGTGAAAATTATCATATTATTATGGAAATGCGTAAACTCTTTTgatcttaacaagtggtatcaaggTTGTGGTTCAAATCAACCTATGTGGGTGGAATAGTAACCTTGAACGAAGTAGATAGAGACTCTcagaggagtgaactctaagtgaaaatttaagtaggtcaagggcGGCTGAATGCTTAACGAAAATTCTGGGAGAGTGAACCCTaagtggtgaaaagtccaagttggtcaagggtgactgaATGCTTGGTAGAAATCTTGGGAGAGTGAATCATAGGTGGTGAAAAAGTCTTAGAAGAGAGGAATGATCTCTATTGATTGAATGCTTAAGAGGAGGCTCGGGGCAGGTCAATAATGACCAGATGCTTAAAGAGAGGTTTAAAGTAAATCAAGGGTAACCGGATGATTGAGGGGAGACACGGATCATGTGAATAATAGTGATATTTCATTTGGGGGAGGATTGTTGAAAATTCAATCAAAATTCAGCATTGGAAATACATaaaaaaatcatgagtttataagatggAAGATATCTCGATTGGTATGAGATCTTTTGAGTAGAACccaaaaataaattcatgaggctcaaagtggacaatatcataccattatagaaatatgtgaattcttttttagattaaattacaaatgtataaaataatatttatattattaatgAATAATTAGAGATGATATGGAAAAAATGTAACTAATTAATATCTTTAGGTGTATTAATAATAGCAAAATATAAAAGGATGTACGCATCAAtttgataaataaatttatttatataatatgattttgaGTGCATATTTTGGATATAACACTCTTGACATGATCATGTATATAAAAGTTACTCTTGAGTTGATACAATTAGTATTTACACATAATATTACTATAATTGGTTGCAGGATTGATGCTCAGCATATGTGCAATATCTCACTGCATGCTCACTCGTTATAATGGACGAAATTCTCCATAATTTACTTCTCTTCTAAATTATATGGATCAATTTTGAAGTGACTCTTAGAGTGAGGACTATCATATTTTACTATAatgtatataaaaattattattttcacctAAATAAAGGAGAGAAGAGTCgtgatttcaaaaaaaaaaaagataatgtaTAATGAATTATTAATAATGGTTCAATTAATCATGAAACTTTTATATCTAAGTCATTTCTTTTGTTCTTTTatactataatttttttaaaaaaattgaaagattGATACAGATTTTATAGGCAATGAAAAATACCATACTTTGGTATGACATTGACGACCACTTTATTGGTGTCGACCACTTTATTGGTGCTCAAACATTTTCACTTAATTTTCTTTTTGCCGGTCTTCGCACAATCTTTATACAAAAGATACACGACAGTCAAATTACTTAAAGGTGCACTTATTAAAGATAAATCACTAGCACTACTCATTTCttctccctttttcttttttcttttttttttaaagcaaggAGCCTCGCATGTTTGTTTGAGGATatgtttttaaaaagttttattaaatctatatcattttttttttttttttgccaaggaATCTATTCTTTGAGTGTTTTTATCATAAAAATGATAAAAACATCTTATTATTTAAAGTtcgttttttctttttcaaacaactcaatttgtttattaaaaaccccatttataattttttgtaaaaacataaaaaaattggaTTATTCAAGTGGTATTAAAAAAACAATATTAAACTTTTTGGTGGGCTTATATATAAACTACTGtttaaaaatgtgaaaaaaacgcattttttaaaaaaatgtttaccTGAAATAAATGGATTTTAGTTGACTTTGGactctttaaaaaaattagataCTAAATCAATTATTGTCCATCCTATTGCATGTTCTCAAATTCTCTTATGAAATTGAGaaagaatattattttttattaaccaTTTTCTTTTATATTCTGTTAGAGAAAAAGTTGTTTTCTATCCGAGATTTATACTAGTTTAATGTAAGGGATCTAGCATTTGGCAAGATGGAGGAAATATAGCCGTATTCACGTGATCAGCGAACCACAGGAATTTAATCAATATGGGAATAAAGCTCCCATAGTTGTCAATGAGCCtcagaaaaaatatttaatcagATTGGGTAACAATAAATCTGAGATGATGAATtgagttttataaaagtttttcatCGACTATTAAGATAAATCGAAAAGTGCACGTGACAGTCAGTCAGAAGCCTAGCATTCTTTGATTATACCCCTatttagaagaaaaattcctacaaatatatTGTAATTGAGGTTAGAATCGTAAATACCTGGAAATCAACCTAGATGTCCATAGAGGTTGGTTGCATAGGTGATCAATAAGTCTATTGCGATCGAGTGTGTAGAGAATCTAGGAAGCCATAGCAAGAAATAACATAAAATTAATATTCTTCTCTTCCAGACGTGTGTGATATAGATGGAGGATaaattcctttcctttcctcttcaatattttttttatgatgagCTGAATAGTTGGGCCAGATGGGTCGGCATGGATCTTAAATGGGTCTTTAACAGAATTTTGGGTGGCGGTACGAGTAAATCTTGAATTTCCATTTGAGATAGCTCCCTCCTCCCTCCGCCTTCGTCTGTAGCCGCCGCGCTTTCTTGTGCCGTTCGAATGCCCAGGAGCCTCCGATCAGAAGGCATACCTCTGGGAGGTGTGCTATCTCCGGTGGCCTCCCGACCACTTTCAGTTTTGCCGACCTACGGCTGTCATCTTCGCAGAGGTAGTAGGTATGATTTGTATTGCATCTGCATCAATAGTTTGAACATTTGCGCTTGTGTTAAATCTTTGTGGAAGACCGTTTCTCTATAAGTCTTAATGTGTGGCCAAAATCAATAATCTCCACCTTGACAACACATTGCTTCACCATTGATCCACGCATCGACTTCAAAGCCAGTATATTAATTTCCTTTTACTTGGGCGTTTACATGAATACTTCCATTCTGTTGCTTAATTTCTCGACGTCATCTCACAACTGGTTTAGCTAGAAGTATTAAGCTGCTTTAAGACCAATTGAGAGTTATAACGATGATGATCTACTCAATCTCGGTAAAGGTTTACATTCGTGCATGCTAATAAGATGTGCACTGGATGATTACACTCCCCAGGTTATGTGCTGGTAAGATGTGCTCTGATGGTGTATCATGAAGGCGAACTAATAGTTTGTTTGCGCTAGATCTCCAATTTATTCAATTCGTTTAATTACAAAAACATAGGTCGTCCTGTCTCAAACTCTCAATCTTTGACCTCATTGGTTAATAAATGTCAAGTGGAAAAGTTTTCATTTTCACTGGAATATTAGTCGTCCAATCAAAGAACAACCAAGTGTggcccccacgggctggatcagctggtaAGTGGCCTGGAGTTTGCTCAAATGGTCGCAGGGTCGAAGGTCGCCAGTTGCACACAAGAATAAAATCTTGATCTGCTGGCCTAAAATTCCTGACACCCCGACCCCAGTCCACTTATCCGTTCAgcttaaccgtgatttactccctctgaaaTCTTATGGAGCCGGGCTCAGGGGACCGCTGGGGTGACGATTCCATCTTTTTTTGCTCAAAAGAACAACCAAGTGTGGCTCCAGGATAATGATATATAGTGGTTATATCTTTTAAACAGTTAATCAAATATCCTTCTAATTTTAACGGTAGCGTATTATAGGAATTTTTTTATAATAGAATAATAACTCTAAGAATACTAATCATTTGGATAAATATTTATAAACGTTTTTTAATTTACCCTATTGATCaataatgatatatatatatatatatatatatatatatatatatatatatatatatatatatatatatatatatatatatatatatagtgattATACCTTTTTAACAGTTGTGTGGAGtattgtagaatttttttttctaatgacaTAATAACTCTAAAAATGCTAATTGTTTGGATGAACCTCTATAAGTATTTCTCGATTTATTCTGTTGATcgatgaaaattttctataagGTCTAATCAACCACCTCTAAAATTAATCAGTTCAAGAATTGAATTCAAAGACCGAGTGGAGAGTTTATGTAGTAGCTGACTAACTACATAGCAACGGGGTCCAATTAGGACTTTGTCAGTCAAGTCTCCTATTAATCTTGACATATTTgatttgtattctcatcaacctagtcaactctttgaccatctccataaccggacgattgctccagcaatctccttatattgtcaaacatcaaaactcaaatcctgactcaagcttgactcaactcaagcttagtcaaactggtcaaccttgacctagggaaattgccccaacacttataacatataacattaggtTAATTTATTTTAACCCTATATGAATTTcatcaatcaactcccaacttaaataGGTAATCCAAATATGCTTTTTCCTAGCCCAATATATCCATCCCCTTAAAGAGTATCATACAGATTCCGtttaaatctctaaaaatttctaaaaaatccaatAAAGTTATTTCTTTAATAACACTTACTATTTATCGTATCTTATATTCTTCCACACTAATAAAagtttggtccctaaatttactactcaaactcaggaatcctcatccaagggtgatacttgatctcttgttgctagGAAATGCCTCTTGGTAGTTGGAAATGCATCAAACTTTTCTCCCCAACTCGCAAGAACTGGTGTTAGATTTATGTGCTTCAAACCTTCACGAAAACCCCTTTTCAAGGGTTGATTTATACTTCATAATTGATTGGTCTTACCCCCAATCAATTTTCATACCAGATCGATagtttaaaacttacaaaatgaTTCTTTTTTGTATGTCTAATTgattggtgagtcataccaatcgattacCAACTTCTAATTGATCAAGTCAATCGATTTCGATGCTTCTATTCGTGAGAGAAAAAGTTGCCTAATCAATTGCCCAATCAATTCTTGTACTTTCTGTTCTCTCGTGAAAAAGACCCTAATTAATTGGTGAAGCCTGAATTGATTGCCTCAATTGATtcaaaaattttctattcatgagAGACACACTGCCCAATTGATTGCACTAATCGATTAGCATTGTTAGaattgattgcccaatcgattttGACACCTTCTGTGCTCTCGCGAAATGCTTTCAATCAATTACAGTAATTGATTGCTTTGGGCCAATTGATTGACCAACACTAACATCTAGAATTTGAGTTTAAGATTCCTTTGTCcaacattcgatcaaccttgacctgccagaccttttttaccaagtgtccgatcaatctttgacccacttgaactttccatcTCGTGCCAACTTTTCATTAgattttcgatcaccaagtgtctggtcaacttttgatctacttggactttctcaccAAGTATCCTGTCCTCCtagacctacttggattttcctcttgccaaccTTCTCATTAGACTTCTCttatctaacctccagttaggactagtcacttgatAGACTTTTCACTCATAcgttatcaaatatcaaaactcaagcctataccaactcaaacttagtcaaactagtcaaccttgacctgaggatgaTTGCACTAACaccttaataataataataataataatattattattattattattattaattgcaCTATCTATTGTGTTATTTGTTTAGTTAGTGGATTATATGATTCTTAAAGAGCTCCATTTTCTTTGAAACATCAAAACATATTATTGATTTATCATTATCAGGACCCTAGATCCATGATAAGACactagaggaggagaagaggggggAGGGGTTAATAGGATTGGTCTCTTTTTCTAGATTCATGAGAATATGCAGTGCAAAATAAATTAAGGAAAGAAGAACAATCGCTAacacaagtatttttacttggttcgacaccttcggtgactcctactccaaggatcGTACTCCATGAGTATTCTCGTTGGGCAATCATTATAAGATCAAAGATATCATAGAGTTTAAGTAtgtaaaagtataccgacaacaataaaaagtaGAACCTTGATCGTAGGTTGTAGGAGTAGGCCTTTAGTATCATTGGAGCCTTTTCGAAGCAGTGCGTAAGAATGAAAGTTGTAGCGAATTATCTTCTAGAGTTTCTGGTTGAAGTCCTTTTTTATAGGCCAtctctgggcacctggaccaccCCCGGATGCCTGAAGTGTTGACATGATGACTCATCGACAAAACTTTATACCTAAAAGTTTATCCTTCTTTGGACGCTCGGACTATGACTGTCACTCCCTAGAGGTATATTTGTTCGATAGAATGAACGGTACCCCTAAGTGACAATGTATGATTAACATGATATAAGTCCACAGATCAAGAAGAAATATACAGCGGAAGATAAAAACATAACCACCAATTAAAAAGAGGGATTTACACAATCACCTCACAACATATAAAACATAGGGTACCAATATGACTTACACAATAGGTAAAAATCTGAATAACAAGGCACCATAAGCTAAAATCCAAGAATAAAACAAAGTGTAAATACAAACAATAAGACACAGCGGGGAAAGCACGATCTTAAGTGTGATGTGGGATTGACAGCTAGGACTTCTGAGCGACACACACATCTTCTAACTGCTAACTTGAAAATAAACGGAAGcaaggggtagtgagtataaAATACTTAGTAGatataagaagatagtgcatgatattTATATAAGGAGATTAAAGGATGCAGTCTCTGGTGaaatacttactacaaaagtaaAAGAGTCAATATAAGCAACTACTATCGAAACATAAACAACTACATAACCATCTACTAATATGTTCAACCAGGTAAGATGAATAAATCAGGAGTACATGCAGATCCTACACAAACAAACTGACAACTA includes these proteins:
- the LOC122007877 gene encoding WAT1-related protein At2g40900-like; this translates as MFLNSSHGCRNRRPSFSFGVMLKIFILAMLGITIQQNVYYVGLHLISPTVASALGNVIPAFTFLLAIVLRMEKLNLKTVRGRAKLAGAIFCITGSLIFTFWKGHFVGGLCYFTYDPTSFRKS